One genomic window of Punica granatum isolate Tunisia-2019 chromosome 1, ASM765513v2, whole genome shotgun sequence includes the following:
- the LOC116209751 gene encoding cysteine proteinase RD21A-like, with product MGLLRSSPSSSSMAMSLLVLLTLSSALDMSIISYDEAHGGASGGAPIRTEAGVAALYESWLAQHGKAYNALGEKEKRFEIFKDNLRFIDEHNFSPANRTYRLGLNRFADLTNEEYRSIYLGTRVDGRRRAAGSRRSSRYAAEAGEELPASVDWRKEGAVVDVKDQGSCGSCWAFSTIAAVEGINKIVTGDLISLSEQELVDCDTSYNEGCNGGLMDYAFEFIINNGGIDSEEDYPYKGYDATCDQYRKNAKVVTINGYEDVPENDEKSLQKAVANQPVSVAIEAGGRAFQFYDSGVFTGTCGTALDHGVTAVGYGSENGADYWIVKNSWGDSWGEKGYIRMERNVANSVAGKCGIAMEASYPLKTGQNPPNPGPSPPSPIKPPTVCDSYYTCPQSNTCCCVYEYASYCFAWGCCPLEAATCCEDNYSCCPHEYPICDVNAGTCLMSKNSPFSIKALKRTPAKFHWAFGRKSSV from the exons ATGGGTCTTCTCCGATCATCGCCGTCGTCCTCTTCCATGGCCATGTCCCTCCTAGTGCTGTTGACTCTGTCATCAGCCCTCGACATGTCCATAATCAGCTACGACGAGGCCCACGGCGGCGCCTCCGGTGGGGCCCCCATCAGGACCGAGGCCGGGGTTGCCGCCCTCTACGAGTCGTGGCTGGCACAGCACGGGAAGGCTTACAACGCTCTGGGTGAGAAGGAGAAGCGGTTCGAAATCTTCAAGGACAACCTCCGATTCATCGACGAGCACAACTTCTCCCCCGCGAACCGGACCTACCGGCTCGGGCTCAACCGGTTTGCTGACCTGACCAATGAGGAGTACCGGTCCATCTACCTGGGTACGAGGGTGGATGGGCGGCGGAGGGCCGCCGGGTCCAGGCGGAGCAGCCGGTACGCCGCGGAGGCCGGTGAGGAGCTTCCGGCCTCCGTTGACTGGAGGAAGGAGGGTGCTGTCGTCGACGTCAAGGACCAGGGAAGCTGCG GGAGTTGCTGGGCATTCTCGACGATTGCCGCTGTGGAAGGTATAAACAAGATTGTCACAGGCGACTTGATCTCGCTGTCTGAGCAAGAGCTCGTCGACTGCGACACGTCCTACAATGAGGGGTGCAACGGTGGTCTCATGGACTATGCGTTTGAGTTCATTATCAACAACGGAGGCATAGACTCTGAAGAAGACTATCCCTACAAGGGCTACGATGCCACGTGTGACCAATACAGG AAGAACGCAAAGGTTGTGACAATCAATGGTTATGAAGACGTTCCTGAGAACGACGAGAAATCGTTGCAGAAGGCTGTTGCTAATCAGCCTGTGAGCGTTGCTATTGAAGCCGGTGGGAGGGCCTTTCAGTTCTATGATTCG GGTGTATTCACTGGAACATGCGGAACTGCACTGGACCATGGTGTCACAGCTGTGGGATACGGGTCAGAAAATGGAGCTGACTACTGGATTGTGAAGAACTCGTGGGGCGACAGCTGGGGAGAGAAGGGCTACATAAggatggagaggaatgtggcCAATTCCGTAGCAGGCAAGTGTGGGATTGCGATGGAGGCCTCATACCCGCTTAAGACTGGCCAGAACCCTCCCAACCCAGGTCCCTCTCCTCCTTCTCCAATCAAGCCCCCGACTGTGTGTGACAGCTACTATACATGCCCGCAGAGTAACACCTGCTGCTGTGTGTATGAATATGCAAGCTACTGCTTCGCTTGGGGATGCTGCCCATTAGAAGCCGCAACTTGCTGCGAGGACAACTACAGTTGCTGCCCCCACGAATACCCGATATGTGACGTCAATGCTGGCACTTGCTTGATG AGCAAGAACAGCCCGTTCAGCATCAAGGCATTGAAGCGTACTCCTGCGAAGTTCCATTGGGCTTTTGGGAGAAAGAGCAGTGTCTAA
- the LOC116209767 gene encoding protein RICE SALT SENSITIVE 3-like isoform X3: MEGGLPTLNCLLQHTLRSLCSSDFSPNSSKWVYSVFWRILPRNYPPPKWEFGGGAIDRAKGNERNWILVWEDGYCDFYECEGAGNGYMKGRFGPEVFFKMSHEVYSYGEGLVGKVAADNSHKWVFRDSQNELESNFISSWNMSIEPQPKAWEAQFNAGIQTIAIIAVREGIVQLGSLDKVVEDINLVIKIQRKFSYLQSIPGVFSIQRPFLPPHLTGIKRSFDEGPAEPGNSPSKSLNLGWNGPQNDIPWPQPSWPIPSLLPGLGAWLSKVPSGIPTYNPNGGNSLCGEVRFGDVKVEPSCHLDGIREEKPRPNKENSLNLAD; encoded by the exons ATGGAAGGGGGACTTCCCACGCTCAACTGTCTCTTGCAGCACACCCTCAGGAGCCTCTGTTCTTCAGATTTCTCTCCCAATTCCTCCAAGTGGGTGTACTCTGTCTTCTGGAGGATCTTGCCAAGGAACTACCCTCCCCCCAA GTGGGAATTTGGAGGAGGAGCCATTGACAGGGCCAAAGGGAACGAGAGGAACTG GATTCTTGTCTGGGAAGATGGGTACTGCGATTTCTATGAATGTGAGGGGGCAGGGAATGGATACATGAAGGGCAGGTTTGGTCCTGAGGTGTTCTTCAAAATGTCCCATGAGGTCTATAGCTATGGAGAAGG ATTGGTGGGGAAAGTTGCAGCTGATAATAGCCACAAATGGGTTTTCAGAGACTCCCAGAATGAGCTTGAATCTAACTTCATTTCCTCATGGAACATGTCAATTGAGCCC CAACCAAAGGCATGGGAGGCTCAGTTCAATGCCGGCATTCAG ACAATTGCCATTATTGCTGTGAGGGAAGGCATTGTTCAGCTTGGCTCATTGGATAAG GTTGTGGAAGACATAAATTTGGTGATCAAGATTCAGAGGAAATTCAGCTACCTCCAGAGCATCCCGGGTGTCTTCTCGATCCAGAGGCCGTTCCTTCCTCCCCATCTCACGGGGATCAAGCGATCCTTCGATGAAGGGCCCGCCGAGCCAGGGAACTCTCCGAGCAAGTCCCTCAACTTGGGCTGGAACGGCCCGCAGAATGACATTCCCTGGCCCCAGCCCTCTTGGCCCATCCCGTCGCTCCTTCCCGGGCTCGGGGCTTGGCTATCGAAGGTGCCCTCTGGAATCCCTACCTACAACCCGAATGGGGGCAACAGTTTGTGCGGTGAAGTCCGATTCGGTGATGTCAAGGTGGAGCCTTCATGTCACTTGGATGGAATTAGGGAAGAGAAGCCAAGACCCAACAAAGAGAATTCTCTAAATCTGGCTGATTAG
- the LOC116209767 gene encoding protein RICE SALT SENSITIVE 3-like isoform X2, giving the protein MEGGLPTLNCLLQHTLRSLCSSDFSPNSSKWVYSVFWRILPRNYPPPNANCRWEFGGGAIDRAKGNERNWILVWEDGYCDFYECEGAGNGYMKGRFGPEVFFKMSHEVYSYGEGLVGKVAADNSHKWVFRDSQNELESNFISSWNMSIEPQPKAWEAQFNAGIQTIAIIAVREGIVQLGSLDKVVEDINLVIKIQRKFSYLQSIPGVFSIQRPFLPPHLTGIKRSFDEGPAEPGNSPSKSLNLGWNGPQNDIPWPQPSWPIPSLLPGLGAWLSKVPSGIPTYNPNGGNSLCGEVRFGDVKVEPSCHLDGIREEKPRPNKENSLNLAD; this is encoded by the exons ATGGAAGGGGGACTTCCCACGCTCAACTGTCTCTTGCAGCACACCCTCAGGAGCCTCTGTTCTTCAGATTTCTCTCCCAATTCCTCCAAGTGGGTGTACTCTGTCTTCTGGAGGATCTTGCCAAGGAACTACCCTCCCCCCAA TGCAAACTGCAGGTGGGAATTTGGAGGAGGAGCCATTGACAGGGCCAAAGGGAACGAGAGGAACTG GATTCTTGTCTGGGAAGATGGGTACTGCGATTTCTATGAATGTGAGGGGGCAGGGAATGGATACATGAAGGGCAGGTTTGGTCCTGAGGTGTTCTTCAAAATGTCCCATGAGGTCTATAGCTATGGAGAAGG ATTGGTGGGGAAAGTTGCAGCTGATAATAGCCACAAATGGGTTTTCAGAGACTCCCAGAATGAGCTTGAATCTAACTTCATTTCCTCATGGAACATGTCAATTGAGCCC CAACCAAAGGCATGGGAGGCTCAGTTCAATGCCGGCATTCAG ACAATTGCCATTATTGCTGTGAGGGAAGGCATTGTTCAGCTTGGCTCATTGGATAAG GTTGTGGAAGACATAAATTTGGTGATCAAGATTCAGAGGAAATTCAGCTACCTCCAGAGCATCCCGGGTGTCTTCTCGATCCAGAGGCCGTTCCTTCCTCCCCATCTCACGGGGATCAAGCGATCCTTCGATGAAGGGCCCGCCGAGCCAGGGAACTCTCCGAGCAAGTCCCTCAACTTGGGCTGGAACGGCCCGCAGAATGACATTCCCTGGCCCCAGCCCTCTTGGCCCATCCCGTCGCTCCTTCCCGGGCTCGGGGCTTGGCTATCGAAGGTGCCCTCTGGAATCCCTACCTACAACCCGAATGGGGGCAACAGTTTGTGCGGTGAAGTCCGATTCGGTGATGTCAAGGTGGAGCCTTCATGTCACTTGGATGGAATTAGGGAAGAGAAGCCAAGACCCAACAAAGAGAATTCTCTAAATCTGGCTGATTAG
- the LOC116192366 gene encoding elicitor-responsive protein 1-like, whose protein sequence is MSVSGIQGLPLEVTVVGCLNLKDKEWISRQDPYVSVEYGSARHRTRTCTDGGKNPTFQEKFVISLIEGLRELTVTVWNSNTVSADDFIGNGRIQLQKVLSQSYDDSSWTIQDKCGRYAGEVRLILHYSYGNANQPGKSKIQTPAHSYATPTAPHYPAYPATTTYAPPGKSFAPAYPSGPAYPPSTYSTYPAVTAAYPPPPPAAAAYPPPPPPAGYPACPPPAYPLQYPPPPHSSVYPPAPLAGIYPPPPY, encoded by the exons ATGTCAGTCTCAGGAATCCAAGGGCTGCCCCTCGAAGTCACTG TTGTGGGATGTTTGAACCTGAAGGACAAGGAATGGATATCCAGGCAAGATCCTTATGTCTCCGTTGAATATGGAAGCGCCAGACACAGGACCAGGACATGCACAG ATGGAGGCAAAAACCCGACGTTCCAGGAGAAATTTGTCATCTCCCTCATTGAAGGTCTCCGAGAGTTGACTGTTACGGTTTGGAATAGCAACACCGTCTCGGCCGATGACTTCATTGGCAATGGAAG GATTCAACTTCAGAAGGTGCTTTCTCAAAGCTACGATGACAGTTCCTGGACCATTCAGGACAAATGTGGCAG GTACGCTGGAGAAGTCAGGCTCATATTGCACTACTCGTATGGAAACGCCAAT CAACCAGGGAAGAGCAAAATTCAGACACCAGCCCACTCATACGCGACCCCGACAGCTCCGCATTACCCGGCTTACCCCGCCACAACCACATACGCACCTCCGGGAAAATCATTTGCCCCGGCTTATCCATCGGGCCCTGCCTACCCTCCATCTACGTACTCTACATACCCTGCTGTCACGGCAGCTTATCCACCCCCACCACCGGCAGCAGCAGCctatcctcctcctcctcctccagctGGATATCCAGCCTGCCCTCCGCCCGCTTATCCTCTGCAGTACCCGCCTCCGCCTCATTCTTCAGTGTACCCACCAGCTCCGCTGGCCGGAATTTACCCGCCTCCACCGTATTGA
- the LOC116209767 gene encoding protein RICE SALT SENSITIVE 3-like isoform X1, with product MGAHGCPHCQASLLFCFPFNSKGHKKRRAMEGGLPTLNCLLQHTLRSLCSSDFSPNSSKWVYSVFWRILPRNYPPPKWEFGGGAIDRAKGNERNWILVWEDGYCDFYECEGAGNGYMKGRFGPEVFFKMSHEVYSYGEGLVGKVAADNSHKWVFRDSQNELESNFISSWNMSIEPQPKAWEAQFNAGIQTIAIIAVREGIVQLGSLDKVVEDINLVIKIQRKFSYLQSIPGVFSIQRPFLPPHLTGIKRSFDEGPAEPGNSPSKSLNLGWNGPQNDIPWPQPSWPIPSLLPGLGAWLSKVPSGIPTYNPNGGNSLCGEVRFGDVKVEPSCHLDGIREEKPRPNKENSLNLAD from the exons ATGGGGGCACATGGTTGCCCTCATTGCCAAGCTTCCCTTTTGTTCTGTTTCCCTTTTAATTCCAAAGGCCACAAGAAAAG AAGGGCAATGGAAGGGGGACTTCCCACGCTCAACTGTCTCTTGCAGCACACCCTCAGGAGCCTCTGTTCTTCAGATTTCTCTCCCAATTCCTCCAAGTGGGTGTACTCTGTCTTCTGGAGGATCTTGCCAAGGAACTACCCTCCCCCCAA GTGGGAATTTGGAGGAGGAGCCATTGACAGGGCCAAAGGGAACGAGAGGAACTG GATTCTTGTCTGGGAAGATGGGTACTGCGATTTCTATGAATGTGAGGGGGCAGGGAATGGATACATGAAGGGCAGGTTTGGTCCTGAGGTGTTCTTCAAAATGTCCCATGAGGTCTATAGCTATGGAGAAGG ATTGGTGGGGAAAGTTGCAGCTGATAATAGCCACAAATGGGTTTTCAGAGACTCCCAGAATGAGCTTGAATCTAACTTCATTTCCTCATGGAACATGTCAATTGAGCCC CAACCAAAGGCATGGGAGGCTCAGTTCAATGCCGGCATTCAG ACAATTGCCATTATTGCTGTGAGGGAAGGCATTGTTCAGCTTGGCTCATTGGATAAG GTTGTGGAAGACATAAATTTGGTGATCAAGATTCAGAGGAAATTCAGCTACCTCCAGAGCATCCCGGGTGTCTTCTCGATCCAGAGGCCGTTCCTTCCTCCCCATCTCACGGGGATCAAGCGATCCTTCGATGAAGGGCCCGCCGAGCCAGGGAACTCTCCGAGCAAGTCCCTCAACTTGGGCTGGAACGGCCCGCAGAATGACATTCCCTGGCCCCAGCCCTCTTGGCCCATCCCGTCGCTCCTTCCCGGGCTCGGGGCTTGGCTATCGAAGGTGCCCTCTGGAATCCCTACCTACAACCCGAATGGGGGCAACAGTTTGTGCGGTGAAGTCCGATTCGGTGATGTCAAGGTGGAGCCTTCATGTCACTTGGATGGAATTAGGGAAGAGAAGCCAAGACCCAACAAAGAGAATTCTCTAAATCTGGCTGATTAG